Within the Arachis duranensis cultivar V14167 chromosome 10, aradu.V14167.gnm2.J7QH, whole genome shotgun sequence genome, the region ACATTGAAGTTTTTCCATACTAACaggataacaaaaaatatatatataaataacaaaatacttCAATTTCCATAGTCATTCGGTtacaacacataaatttttatgcaattttttttgttttcttctactTATGGTTTATGACCGCCAATAGCATTTGTTTCCATCCAAGCTTCAAATGCATCTTCTAATCTCTTTCTAGCAGATGCTGGTAGACTCTCAAACTGAGTCTTTAGCTTTTTACTACAGATGAGATGATGTGGAAAATCTACAGGAAGAGTCTGCAAAAGGATTCATAAATACAACAGTATACATTAACCTAACACTCAAAATGAAATatgaataaatgaaaaaaaagacaaagtttaacgaaaaaaaaggaaaaaaatgcacAATTACCTTAGTTGATAAAATACTTGATGCAGCTGGAAAACTATCTCCACGAGAATGTATacggaaagattcatctccaataGTCTAATCTCAatgataaaatgaaaaatttattaACAGAATTGATAAATGCATTAACAATAACAAAGATAGAATATCAAAACTAATGAATATCAATATCAATTAAAAGATATAAGAAACAACTGAAAGATAAAAACTAACCGTTTGATCACCAATAGCATCTTCGAAGAGTTTGATCAACAAAGCATCATCAGAAGATCTaaaaacattataaaaaatGGTTCTTGGGTATTCCTGAACCCCATTAGGATCAACCATGCAAATAATTCTTTGTGAAACCAAATTGGACAACAATTCAGATCCATTGAGAGCGAATTTTTCATCCTAggaaacaaattaaaaacactaattttagtatattcatcagaaaaatttctgaacAAGAGTTTTCGATTGAACAAACCATTACAGAAATAGGATGTTCTTCTAATAAATCAGAACAATTTTTCTTCATGAGATATGTAATATCTCTGTCATGAAGAATCAGCAAATTAGAACCTCTAGAGTGACTGACAACAACCCTGACTCTGAATCTACAAAGAAATATAGTCACAAACACAAAAATTAGTATACCAATCATTCATATAATTAACAGAAAATATCAGAATATAAAAAAGTAAACATAAACTAAGAAAAAGTCATAACTACCTTAGAATTCCATCAGACCAGTGTGTCAAACAGCGTGAACAAAAGGAATCCAATGCCAGTGCCTCAATCTCCTCACCGCACAAACAGATTGAAAAACACCACTGTTTGTCGTTACATATAGAAGCTATTGTACCCACCAAAAACACACATGGATCCTATACTTTCACCAAAAAGCTTCACATCAGagtaaccaaaataaaaatttgaggTAAAAGATTTCCAAAGAACAAGGAAtatgtaaaaaaagaaaaaagaatcaaCCGGGAAAGAATGAATTACGGGTTTTCGGAAATTATGTTTATCAATAAGAGCATCAGTGTCCACTCCAACTGTTCTCAGAATCTCTGGAGGAATAGAAAGTCTACACCCAAGGGACTTCAGATTGACATCAGATTTGGCATTTTGgccaaaatcttcaaaaatagGAAACAACATAGGAATACTTGTAACCTCCTATAATAAAGAAAGAATTTAAATAACCAGATAACATCTAAATTAACATAGTTAATAGTAAACCTCAAAAATTACTAAGCAGTTTGTTAACAAAatagaccaaaaaaaaaaacagagatgAATCTATATAAAAGTGCAATGagttaaaaacaaaacaaaagaaacaaaaactaacatttGAAACTTCTTCAATCTTAAACTTGGAGATGACTCCAACATCATCACAACAAGTAATAACTTTGAAAGTTCCAATATACGGCGCATATCCTACTCGAAAAAAATTGAACGATAACTAATGTCAGCAAGCTTGCTTCCTCAAACACTAAAGTAAAACCATGAATAAATAAGTAAAGGTAATATGTTTCAAAAACAAAACCACCACAACAGAGACCGGATAGTCAGCTTCAAACAGTTGAATAACATCACATAATTTCCTCTTCAATAAAAGTGTTGCAGCTCGATCATATAAGATGAATATAGAGTGGCCACTATAATCTTCAACATCTACAATAACTTTAAACCtgtatcaataaaaaaaagaaaaatagtataaatattTGATCAGAGACAATAAACAATTCGCAATATAAAAcagttaataaatatttatgatGAATAATAACAATGATTATATACTTTTTAATGGGATTCTTTATATCTCTTTCACAGGCTGAACATCTGAAACCATTATTTAACAATTCCAAAGCAATTCCACAGGGACAGCAATAATACCACCAATCATAATGATTATGAATACTTTTAATAGTCCCAACAACATTATAAATACCATCCTGCAATAATACACCTCAAGTGAGATATAAATCAAACAATAAACATAAACCAAACATCATTATATCCCATGAAAAAACACCTCTaggaaatttatatttaatttattaaccaAATGACTTTAACCTCATCCTTTTCCTTGAGACGAAGAATATTTGCAGCATTcgaaaaattgacaaaatcatcatcaatattTGCAGATACGGAACCATCCACACAAGAGAGAACACCAGTAAAACAAGGTTCAAGAGGATTCAAGCTTCATAGAAAAAACCAGATTAAATTTAGATTCCTATTTAGTACAACTGCACCTGGAAAGCTATTCACATAGATTGAATTATATAATCATTTTACTTAACCTGTAAATAAAATCTGCAGTCTCCGGAAGGTCAGGATTAATCAAAATCCTACTGCAATTTATCACATTTTCAAGTGCTGGGAATCCTTTGCAATCCCAATGTTATAAATAACAATATACAGCAAAATAATTAGTTTTTCATTGTAATACAAATGCATAACattaaatacacaaaataaccAACACAGAGTAACTTTGTAACTacaaatataagaataaataaatgatacaaaaaaaacaaaatataatcatATAAACAAGTGATCAATATGAGGATAAAAATTTTACACACCTCTAGAGACTCTGACTTTGAAAGATTCAAGTAAAACAATGGGAGCTTGGTTAGGAGAATTCATTAATGCAGATGACATACGGTTAAAGAATTCTCCATACAGGTAACACAAAACATAAGACCTATTAAAAACCACACCAGGGTTCAGAATTTAGTACAAATAATCCCAGGAACTCATATTTATAACTATCCATGTGATTCTTAATACAATGAGTATATCACATTCAACATATAACTAATAAAACAGAAAAagctttaaaaaaaaacatgaacACATAAATCCATCATCCAAAATCAATGTAAATTTTCTAACCCATTTGCATATAGCTGAATCACCACCAATTTCATCCTATCTGCATAACCATGTTGTATTTCTGGATATTCTCGAACACTTATCAAGAAACCAATTAAATCTAACACAACAAAGGATAAATATCATAAGGTAACATTCGTAACAAATGTATTTTGCAGAATTAGCaaaaaatatacacaaataaattcataaaacaTACACAGATGTAAATATcaggaaaaaaatattatgacaTATTATATAACCTATCAAGTACGATGAATCTTTCCGAAATACGAACAAATCCTCCAGCTTATATAGTGTGTATGGTATCCGAGGAAAATTGATATCAGTAACTTCTTCTACTTCTGTGTTAATGTCAAACATCAACTTATATCTATGCCTCGTGACTTTAGTAAACCCATTATTTGGAACCACAATAAACCGAGATATGTAGTAGATACACCCTTCCCTCAGGATATTTTGAAAGTGTTTGATAAAGTCTTTCTTCACAACACAATGGATTCTATTTAGCTACACAGAACATAAAACAGAGATATTAAATCATAGtttttataaagataaaaaaaaactaaatttagtaaaaaaacaCTAACCAATTTATCAACCAGTAAACCTTCTAAAAACACAGACTCTTCATAATCTGAATAATCACAGAAACTCCACAACCTTGTCAACTGAACCTTGATTCTGCAGAATTCAGTCCAAGGATTGACGTTACAAAGATGTCGCTTGCATTCAACTGGAACAACAGCAACCGAGCGTGACATTTCTAttcaaacaaaaacaaaaatatgtaGATGAAAAACCCTTGGAATAGACAAAAAACCAGATCACACGATGTAATACATGTAATATAATAACACCATAAAAGATGGGATAGAGGAATATATATAATACCACTAACCATAAAATCTAACTCATAAATCCATCACATAAATGGCAGAACAGTACAAACCTCACCCCACTACATGTGACAAAAATTACAACCGGAAAATCAGGGGTTTGCTTGGGCGATCTCTGATGATGGAGTAGGTAACGAtctagaagaaaaggaaaacgcTGACTAACAGGGAACATCATGAGTATTGTAGCTACCGGTAGGGGAAGGGCTAAAATCTGACCGAAGGAAAAGCAAAAGGATGAAATTCAAAGTGAagaaagatcttttttattgaAAACAGGACTTTTGGTAGGAAGAGATGAGCAATTGATGTGAACCAAGGAAGAGAGAGAATAATACAGAAATCACTACCAAACACTGACTCTTGAAGTGAcaatttatctttaaattcATGGAAAAGATAATTGTTGATGTTTTAGATAAAGAAATCCCAATATATATCGAAAAAATCtgtacataataataataataataataataataataataataataataatgatgatgatgatgatgatgatgatgatgatgatgatgatgatgatgatgatgataataataataataacaataataatataataacatgCATGAAATTAGGAAGGAGTGTTCGAATAAACTTAGtttcaaattatataatttcACGTTTTTTTTtcacactaattttttttttgtaaagatcatgttaaataatttagtcagaataataattattttattataatatattttttacaaaaatcataaaatttattcaCATCAGTGACAGATTAACTAAAAGATTgttatgtgtatttatattacCGCTTGTAGACAAAAAACTTGTATAAAAATTAagtttactaaaaaaaattttgactaaaacTGAGTTAGAATTAACATAAATTGTGTTTgataattttcatttaaaatagaatataaaaaaactaaatattggttgaattatattattcaaaataacTTTTAGATCccaaattatagaaaaaaaggaaaacacaactttaattagttattttttgttatctGATAATGTTACTTTAGacatttaactaaattttaattttttttaaatactcgCAGTACTCTTTATCATAatagaattaataaaattatgttacaaaacaaataaaatattccaTACACAAACAGcaataacaagaaaaaaatttatataaataaaaataataatatccttcaaaatttattagagaaaaaataccaaaaaaaataataaatatatgaataatgaaAGACATAACTggtatctaaaaaaaattgggtCGAAATGAAAAAggtcatttaaaaatttttttgagttcAAAGTAAAAAAATGAACACAATACTGAAAGAAAAACTTAAGACACCTCATTcttattgaaagaaaaacttAACACACCTCATTCTTATCCAACACAAAACGAAACACAACCTTGTTGATTTAATATATGCAAACACAACTTCgttaaattaataaacataCTTATTTTACAATTTATAATGCAACTCAACTATTTTATAAGCTGATAAATATTCATGTTTACatgaatatttatataaaaattacacCGACAAATTAAACGTATCACATTACATACATgagtaaataaaaagatatcACTAATATGATTTTAgagtttaataaaaaaactataaGGACCTTTTAATCAGTTATCTGAGTAACACTTTCCAAAAGAGTAACAATACAACTTTCATCTGTGAAATCTCTTACAATATAAACACCCATGTTCAGCTCATATCCAACAATCCTGGGATCAACAAtgaatgcaaattttttttcgatTAGATGAGAAATAATATCCTGTGGAACAATCTTCTTGTCCAAagtctgaaaaaaaaaagaaaatataaaaaataagatcaaTAAGCAGAGTGACACATTCTATAACAAATACCAAAAAACCAACTACTTAAGTACATATactttttagtttcttatttGTATGttcaaagaaataataaaacataagaAAATGAACCTGTCCTGAAATTGGATTTTCTTCCAGCAGAGTTGCAcattttttcatcaaaattcgTGCAACCAAAGAATCTCCAAGGACTAAGATATTATTTCTAGTTCTATAAGACACGATTACCTTCAATGAGTACCttcaaaacaaataaacatTATTTAAACCCACAGAATATTAACACAtcacaataaaaaatgaaaacgcAGACAATAAATCTTAAACAATTTAGTAGTATACTTTGGTATAGTGTCAACACAGTCAATTTGGCACATTACACAATAGGGTGAACCATTCACAACCGAAACAGCTGAACCACATAAACAAGTCGCTAACCACCACTCATGATCCTCAAAGACATACGAAATAGTGCCAACAAGGATTTTCAGTGATTCCTggcaaacaaaaacaaaaagacaaGATTCCAATAATAAACAACTACCAAATGAAATTACATCTACAATTGTATAAATACAGTAAACAAACTGATActatacacaaaaaatataatactaagTAAACTATATTTAAAACGTACAATTTCAGGAATTCGTTGAGAAAAGCATAGTGAGATAATCTCCCCAAGCATCTCCCCGATAGGTTCAGTTTCTATCAAACCAGACGAACTAATTTGACATCTTGAATTCTGAATACACGAAGCTGCTGAATAACTTGGATATATTGGGTTGAAGATTGGGCAATGGATAAATTTCTGAAATATAACCCTTAGCGTAACCATTTAGCACTGAATTAAGaatattaaaagtaaatatacatataatcaCATACATTAAGACTTTGAACAGGCAAACATGGTTCAGCTACATCACCAAAGAGGTTAACAACTTTGAATTGATCAGAATAATGTGGTCCGAAAACACTGTGCATCTTAACTTTGAACACTATCTTAGTTCCAATAATTCGATGGAATAGGGGAACCCTGCTAGATTGATCAACCTTGCAAAAGAAGTTGGTTCATGTCACATAAGGTGATCACCAGACACGTTAAAATATCAACTAAATAATTGAggatatgaaaaaaaaacagatTTACCCTTGAAATATCACTCCAATCTAGGTGTAATTCTTTCTCCATATGCAAGAAAGCTTCAGCACAGGTTTTCCCAAATAACTTTGTTGCAGCATTATCAACAAGTGCGAATGCTGCAGATGATGTTCCATCATCAACAATGACAGTTATTCTATACCTATAAAAGTAAATACAgagaaaatacaaataaaagttaCTTATATCATATAACCATATCACATCACATAATGACATAATACAAGAAAATAGGATGagagaaaatattactttaaaacCACATGCTCCACACATGAGTCACAAATATCACAATGATAACTATTATCATCGGCAACAACAGCATTTCCACAAACACAGGAATGGTACCACCAATTTGAATCATCAACAACCTCTGTAATTGTTCCCATAACATAGAAAATTCCatcctacaaaaaaaaaagaaacatataaATGACAGGAACAACTATAaccctttttgttcttgttgcttTAAATTGCAATATGTACTCtcacaataaaaaataagtagtGTTTTCAATACACTACAAATTTCACATAATTGATAGTGACAAACCTGACAGTTTTTCTTTAGTTGATCAATAGACCGAATAGCTCTCCAGTCAACGGAATCATCACCAACACTGGCTATTAGATAACCAGATACAATGGGAATAAATATTGAAAACTCGTAACATGCAACATTAAATCTAATaaataggaaaaaaagaaagaaaaataagttaTGGAACGTCAGGTAAAAAATCAacatacaaaacaaaaaagaagagccACTCCAGAATAAAAAGTTACCAACCTGCTAAGAAACTCCACACTTTCGTATATATCAGGATTTATAAGAACTGTAGAAATATTAATCACATTTTGCAGGCACACATAATCTgacaatgaaaattttaattatttttttactacaTACACCAAAGATCACAGAATTTAACTATAACTGGTTAACATTAACATTAACAATATTATACAAATCTTCaatgaataataaacactaCTTCAACTAACCTCCAAAGACTTTAATCTTGAAAGCCTCTAGCACCACAACTGGTGGTCTTTGATATTTTCTTAACATAGACAAATCAAATACCTCACACGATCTTTCAATAAGATTACACtgtatcttcttcttccttaatTTAATCGAAACAACCAAAAAACACtaacttaaataattaaaacaaaaaacaaaacaaccCAATAGAGagcatatttatataatttatacccGTCTGAAACAACTTCCAAGATTATAACTTTCATTCTTTCCCCATCTGAACCAATATCAGCTTCTTGACGTACGCCAACTATGAACCCAATGAAATCTGCAAACAACAAAAAAGCTTTTGTGGAGAATTTTATATGAACAAACAAAATCAGATCATTCTTAGGGTATTAGTGGCAGCAGGAAAATTTTAGagtactaaataaaaaaaactcatgCTTACCTATCAAGAAATCTTCATTACATCTCTTCTCAACTACTTCATCGATTGAAGTAAACTTAAATGCAGCATTGGGCATACCAATAGACATGGTTGGTACAACAATTGTTTTGCTATGGAAAATAATCCTAAAGCGGTGCTTTGTCAACCTAGTTAACCCAGAGTTTGGAACCACAGTAAAATGTGCAATCACATAAACATCACCTTCTTCTAGAACTTCATTAAAATATGGAATTAGAGACTGTGTGATAGTTGCTTCAATTTTTGTTAACTGTGAATAATCACAAAAAACACAATCAattatagataataaaaaaataggtcACTCCAGCTAAATAAGTAAATTAAGAATCAACATCCGAATAAAGAAGAATTAACAGAAATAAACATATGGAAAAGTAGTAACATATGAAAACAActcagaaaaaaaagaaaaaaggggtCACATGAGAGACTTACCTTATCATCCATTAACACCATGTGTATCAGATTGTCATCTCTTGTTCGAGCACCATATGAAGCAGACCATACCCTGTTAATCCTGACTCTTATTCTCCAGTCATCTCTCCAGGGTGTTATGTTATCCAGGGAATGAAAACAAGTATTCATGATAGAATGCCTTCACACCAATGTATGGATCTATTTATCAACTGTCCACAACAGAGTAGAAAGAAAGGGGAAAACAAAACTAATGGCTGCGAACAACACATTAGTGACCCATTTatatagaaataataataagagtgataataaatgtaaatgaacaataaataatatataaaatattacacCACATCCTATGGTCTATTGCCTAttacatataatataatagACACCATCATAGGCAAGTAGATATAGTTGCAGATACTTTTACTTATACACTATGACAACAAAAAAAAGACTGACAATCAATTTTCACTTCATATCTTAGAGCCTACTcgattttgatttcaaatcatAGAGCCTATTGCAATTTATCCTACCCTGAACACTAATTCAATGTTCTAAATGAATTACCTAACTACCATCTTCAACCACACTCTATGTATCATAAACAATGAGAACCGAAACTGTTATAAACACAACCTAACTtgccaagaaaagaaaaacaaaattaaactaaattaacaaACGATAAATCAACAAATCAACAAATTTCAAAGACCCAGACATGTTCAATGTCAAACCCTAGAACAATCCATAAATTGGACAGAATTTCAAGGTAAAAGGAGGTTGCGAAATCAAATTAGAAAGAGTATATAAAGAAATCCGTACCACGGCTGGGAAAAGAAAAAACGACCCCGGTTCCGTTGTCCCATGGTGAAGATGACCCACTGCCTGTGAAGGAGAGAACGCTACCATGGTAGTTCTGCTGCAACAAGAATAGGATGCCATGCTAGGGATAATTAATACAATTGAGACCCCACAGATGAACCCACTCTCTCGAATGTTGTATCTTGACACAAACAGCGCTATCGCCAGAGAGGAACAGCAACAGTGGGGAAGGAGCGTAATTTGGCATCTAGACACCGAGGATGAAGAGAACACGGCAGATCTCTTCTAaggaaaagaaacaagaaacataaatatCTGACCCTATCCCTTAATTTGATAATACATCAGATTTTAATTTGCAATATATGTAATTGTtgactaataaaatattttaacacaTAGTTGATTTCCACACTTAAATAAATCTTCAtaacatttaaataaaaattgatataCTATAACCACTATTTGTTAAacacaaaaaagaaatattatccaaatcaataaaaaatataatactaattagatatatattttttcctatAATAATTAGTCATAACTGATATTAATACTTGGAAAAATTACCAAAAGTTTTATAGTCTTCTGAATCTTGAACAAAATAAGAAGCCAttcaaattttatcaaaaacCTCTGTGAAAACAACATTCTCAGTGAAATTTGGAAATTCTGAATTTTCATCAA harbors:
- the LOC107470183 gene encoding replication factor A protein 1-like; this encodes MNTCFHSLDNITPWRDDWRIRVRINRVWSASYGARTRDDNLIHMVLMDDKLTKIEATITQSLIPYFNEVLEEGDVYVIAHFTVVPNSGLTRLTKHRFRIIFHSKTIVVPTMSIGMPNAAFKFTSIDEVVEKRCNEDFLIDFIGFIVGVRQEADIGSDGERMKVIILEVVSDGKKKIQCNLIERSCEVFDLSMLRKYQRPPVVVLEAFKIKVFGDYVCLQNVINISTVLINPDIYESVEFLSRFNVACYEFSIFIPIVSGYLIASVGDDSVDWRAIRSIDQLKKNCQDGIFYVMGTITEVVDDSNWWYHSCVCGNAVVADDNSYHCDICDSCVEHVVLKYRITVIVDDGTSSAAFALVDNAATKLFGKTCAEAFLHMEKELHLDWSDISRVDQSSRVPLFHRIIGTKIVFKVKMHSVFGPHYSDQFKVVNLFGDVAEPCLPVQSLNESLKILVGTISYVFEDHEWWLATCLCGSAVSVVNGSPYCVMCQIDCVDTIPKYSLKVIVSYRTRNNILVLGDSLVARILMKKCATLLEENPISGQTLDKKIVPQDIISHLIEKKFAFIVDPRIVGYELNMGVYIVRDFTDESCIVTLLESVTQITD